The Marinilongibacter aquaticus genome has a window encoding:
- a CDS encoding AraC family transcriptional regulator: MHQIFREITPLTEYDCYQAYARDKIIFDFPLHYHEEYEINLILNGEGVQRVVGNHQSVIDDTELVLVGPNLPHAWFTNEYDFEKSQKKVHEVTIHFGRYLLDENFMKRNQMHLIKQLLNRSKKGIAFSAETTQKLYPKVYALTHKSSFEGILELLEVLHEMSIAEGIKLLSDDTFSDEKVVYKSRRIEDVYEYMRNNFPQPISLADVAEIAGMTEVSFSRFIKTKTGKTFIDSLNEIRLGHAARMLIETHETISEIARKSGFNNLSYFNRLFKSKKNVTPKKFREDYTGSRNFV, translated from the coding sequence ATGCATCAAATTTTTCGTGAAATAACTCCCCTTACCGAGTACGACTGTTATCAAGCCTATGCCCGCGACAAAATCATTTTCGATTTTCCCCTGCACTACCACGAGGAATACGAAATCAATTTAATCTTGAATGGCGAAGGCGTTCAACGTGTGGTGGGCAATCATCAGTCTGTGATCGACGACACCGAATTGGTTTTGGTTGGCCCCAATTTACCGCATGCTTGGTTCACAAATGAATACGATTTCGAGAAATCCCAGAAGAAAGTGCACGAGGTGACAATTCACTTTGGGCGATACCTTTTGGATGAAAATTTCATGAAGCGAAACCAAATGCATTTGATTAAGCAATTGCTGAACCGATCGAAAAAAGGCATTGCTTTTTCGGCCGAAACCACGCAAAAGCTTTATCCAAAAGTCTACGCCCTTACGCACAAATCGAGTTTCGAAGGCATTCTCGAACTTTTGGAAGTGCTGCACGAAATGTCGATTGCCGAAGGCATCAAATTGCTTTCCGACGACACATTTTCCGATGAAAAAGTGGTGTATAAAAGCCGACGCATCGAAGACGTGTACGAGTACATGCGAAACAATTTTCCTCAGCCCATTTCGCTTGCAGATGTGGCCGAAATCGCGGGCATGACCGAAGTGTCTTTCAGCCGTTTCATTAAAACCAAAACCGGAAAAACTTTTATCGACAGCCTAAACGAAATTCGCTTGGGTCATGCGGCACGCATGCTCATCGAAACGCATGAAACTATTTCTGAAATTGCTCGAAAATCGGGTTTCAACAATCTGTCCTATTTCAATCGTTTGTTCAAATCGAAGAAAAATGTAACACCCAAAAAGTTCAGAGAAGACTACACGGGTTCACGCAATTTTGTTTAG
- a CDS encoding ABC transporter permease, giving the protein MRNLPFLLQKEFKQIFRDPAILRLIFIMPMVQLILIPFAADYEVKDIHISVVDLDHSSYSRRLVEKIRASSYFQLVETPPSYTEALKAVESGDADLILTVPADFERELVKSDEEQLHLAADAVNGIRAGLGTSYASQIIAQFNNEIRGEWYQFPRKSPFPRIDVSFANWYNPHIDYHIFMVPGILAILVTMVGSFLTALNIVAEKEVGTIEQINVTPIKKHEFILGKLIPFWVLGMVSITLGMIVAFVVFQILPLGSFLLIYLFAAIYLLGVLGIGLLVSTFVDTQQQATLFAFFFMMIFILLGGLYTPIESMPHWAQWLTKINPPAYFIRVIRAVYLKGSNFQDLLPEFWAMLGFAVFFNAMAVRNYRKRSA; this is encoded by the coding sequence ATGAGAAACTTACCATTTTTACTGCAAAAGGAGTTCAAACAAATTTTCCGTGATCCGGCAATTTTGCGTTTGATCTTCATCATGCCTATGGTGCAGTTGATTTTGATTCCCTTTGCGGCAGATTATGAAGTAAAGGATATTCATATCTCTGTAGTGGATTTGGATCATTCCAGTTACTCGCGAAGGTTGGTGGAAAAAATAAGAGCCTCGAGCTATTTTCAATTGGTCGAAACGCCACCTTCCTACACCGAAGCCCTGAAAGCGGTGGAGTCTGGCGATGCCGATTTGATTCTGACCGTTCCGGCCGATTTCGAACGCGAGCTGGTGAAAAGCGACGAAGAGCAATTGCATTTGGCGGCGGATGCCGTGAACGGGATACGGGCCGGTTTGGGCACTTCTTATGCCAGCCAGATTATTGCCCAATTCAATAATGAAATTCGGGGTGAATGGTATCAATTTCCACGAAAATCGCCTTTCCCCAGAATTGATGTGTCTTTTGCCAATTGGTACAATCCGCATATTGATTACCATATATTCATGGTGCCCGGCATTTTGGCCATCTTGGTGACCATGGTTGGGAGTTTTCTTACGGCCTTGAACATTGTGGCCGAAAAAGAAGTAGGTACGATCGAGCAGATCAACGTAACGCCCATTAAAAAGCACGAATTTATTTTAGGAAAACTCATTCCGTTTTGGGTTTTGGGCATGGTGTCCATCACATTGGGCATGATTGTGGCCTTTGTGGTTTTCCAGATTTTGCCTTTGGGCTCGTTTTTGCTGATTTACCTTTTTGCCGCAATTTACCTTTTGGGGGTTTTGGGCATTGGGCTTTTGGTGAGCACTTTTGTGGATACTCAGCAGCAAGCTACGCTTTTTGCCTTCTTTTTCATGATGATTTTCATCTTGCTCGGTGGGCTTTACACCCCGATCGAGAGTATGCCGCATTGGGCTCAATGGCTTACGAAAATCAATCCTCCGGCTTATTTCATTCGTGTGATACGTGCAGTGTATTTAAAGGGAAGCAATTTTCAGGACCTTTTGCCCGAATTTTGGGCCATGCTCGGCTTTGCCGTGTTTTTCAATGCCATGGCCGTAAGAAATTACAGGAAACGAAGTGCCTAA
- a CDS encoding ABC transporter permease, translating to MNVFWVFVRKEFQHLLRDKRSMFILMGLPLVMMLLFGFALSSEVKESNIAVLDSAQDEASQMLIDRLDQSRYFEVAKVLRDEKEIETVFKRGEARLVVIFPNNFQHDLHYNNQAQIRLVGDATDPNTSSIVINYASAIIGNFQQDVLGDEKLPMRIETELRMLYNPQLKSAFNFVPGVMTLILMLLGAMMTSVSIVKEKELGTMEILLVSPMKPIWVVLSKAVPYIVLCMLDLILILLMAVYVLEMPIAGSLVLLMAESLLFILTALSLGLLISANVESQQVAMFISLVGLLMPSLVFSGFMFPIENMPKVLQVISNLIPTKWYYSIVKNVMVKGLGFSFVAKQTFILLGMTVFFLALAIKRFKVRLQ from the coding sequence ATGAATGTTTTTTGGGTATTTGTACGGAAAGAATTCCAGCATCTGTTGCGAGACAAACGCAGCATGTTTATTCTCATGGGTTTGCCCTTGGTGATGATGCTGCTTTTTGGTTTTGCCCTTTCGTCTGAAGTAAAGGAGTCGAATATTGCGGTGCTCGATTCTGCCCAAGACGAAGCAAGTCAAATGTTGATCGATCGTTTGGATCAAAGCCGGTATTTTGAAGTGGCAAAAGTGCTTCGCGATGAAAAAGAAATCGAAACGGTATTCAAACGCGGAGAGGCCCGTTTGGTGGTCATTTTTCCGAATAATTTCCAGCACGATTTGCACTACAACAACCAAGCCCAAATTCGTTTGGTGGGCGATGCCACAGATCCCAATACCTCATCGATTGTCATCAATTATGCTTCGGCCATTATCGGGAATTTTCAGCAGGATGTGTTGGGCGATGAAAAGCTGCCCATGCGAATCGAGACGGAGTTGAGAATGCTGTACAATCCGCAGTTGAAAAGTGCTTTCAACTTTGTGCCCGGAGTGATGACGCTCATTCTGATGTTGTTGGGGGCGATGATGACTTCCGTGTCCATCGTGAAAGAGAAAGAATTGGGCACCATGGAGATTTTGCTTGTTTCGCCTATGAAACCGATTTGGGTTGTGTTGAGTAAAGCCGTTCCCTATATCGTGCTTTGTATGCTCGATCTGATTTTGATATTGCTTATGGCCGTCTATGTGCTCGAAATGCCGATTGCGGGTTCTTTGGTCTTGCTTATGGCCGAAAGCCTCTTGTTCATTCTTACAGCACTGTCTTTGGGTTTGCTTATTTCGGCCAATGTGGAATCGCAGCAGGTAGCCATGTTCATTTCTTTGGTGGGCTTGCTTATGCCCTCTTTGGTATTTAGTGGTTTTATGTTTCCCATCGAAAATATGCCCAAAGTGTTGCAGGTAATCAGCAATCTGATTCCCACGAAATGGTATTACAGTATCGTAAAAAATGTGATGGTAAAAGGCCTGGGCTTCAGTTTTGTAGCCAAGCAAACTTTCATTTTGTTGGGAATGACGGTCTTTTTCTTGGCCTTGGCCATCAAGCGGTTTAAAGTGCGGTTGCAATAA
- a CDS encoding ABC transporter ATP-binding protein, producing MSEVVIHTEKLTKKFGDFAAVNAISFDVKSGEIFGFLGANGAGKTTAMRILCGLLTPSSGEARVAGFDVYKQNEEIKRNIGYMSQKFSLYNNLTVRENIHFFGGVYGLGKQALKEKSDALIHRLGLEEEADKLVGALPLGWKQKISFSTAILHDPKIVFLDEPTGGVDPITRRQFWDLIYEATNKGITVFVTTHYMDEAEYCDRVSIMVDGEIAALDKPSEMKKTFGAKDMNEVFLKLARDAKRGD from the coding sequence ATGAGTGAGGTTGTAATTCATACGGAAAAGTTGACCAAGAAATTTGGCGATTTCGCGGCGGTCAATGCCATCAGTTTTGATGTCAAATCAGGCGAAATCTTTGGTTTTCTTGGAGCGAATGGTGCGGGTAAAACAACGGCCATGCGTATTCTTTGTGGTTTGCTCACCCCCAGTAGCGGAGAAGCCCGCGTGGCGGGTTTTGACGTGTACAAGCAGAATGAGGAAATCAAACGGAATATTGGCTATATGAGCCAGAAGTTTTCTTTGTACAACAACCTCACCGTGCGAGAAAATATCCATTTTTTCGGCGGGGTGTACGGTTTGGGAAAACAAGCTCTGAAAGAAAAGTCGGACGCTCTGATTCACCGTTTGGGTTTGGAAGAAGAAGCCGACAAATTGGTGGGTGCTCTGCCTTTGGGGTGGAAGCAGAAGATTTCGTTTTCTACGGCCATTTTGCATGATCCCAAAATTGTGTTTTTGGATGAGCCCACAGGCGGGGTCGATCCCATTACCCGAAGGCAGTTTTGGGATTTGATTTACGAAGCAACCAACAAAGGGATTACGGTTTTTGTGACAACGCACTATATGGACGAGGCCGAATATTGTGATCGGGTAAGCATAATGGTGGATGGCGAAATTGCCGCTTTGGACAAACCCTCGGAAATGAAAAAGACCTTTGGGGCAAAGGATATGAATGAAGTGTTTTTGAAATTGGCTAGAGACGCAAAAAGAGGAGATTAA
- a CDS encoding ABC transporter ATP-binding protein codes for MSVEVRNIAKTYEKGTVEALRAVDLSVASGELFGIIGPDGAGKTSLFRILTTLLLPDSGTAKVAGFDVVEDFWEIRKIVGYMPGRFSLYQDLSIQENLHFFATVFNVKVEDNYHLIEDIYVQLAPFKDRLAGKLSGGMKQKLALCCALIHEPKVLFLDEPTTGVDPVSRTEFWDMLDKLKAKGITIVVSTPYMDEASRCDRIALIQKGRILEVESLENILKKHEQPMYAVAGKNRHGLIRAIRDFEKTASCFAFGEENHVTFKDENTPVSALQQYLEQRDFDGLTFKSIKPGIEDVFIKLMLNQSENE; via the coding sequence ATGAGCGTTGAAGTCAGAAACATAGCGAAAACCTACGAGAAGGGGACGGTCGAGGCTCTTCGTGCGGTCGATTTGTCGGTGGCTTCGGGAGAGCTGTTTGGCATAATTGGGCCGGACGGGGCAGGAAAAACCTCGCTTTTCCGTATTCTCACCACCTTGCTTTTGCCCGATTCGGGCACAGCCAAAGTGGCAGGTTTCGATGTGGTCGAGGATTTTTGGGAAATCCGCAAGATTGTGGGTTATATGCCGGGGCGTTTCTCGCTTTATCAAGACCTGAGCATTCAGGAAAACCTGCACTTTTTCGCTACGGTTTTCAATGTCAAAGTCGAAGACAATTATCACCTGATCGAAGACATTTATGTGCAATTGGCCCCTTTCAAAGACCGTCTGGCTGGGAAATTATCGGGGGGGATGAAGCAGAAATTGGCCCTTTGCTGTGCCCTGATCCATGAGCCGAAAGTGCTGTTTCTCGACGAGCCCACTACGGGTGTGGATCCGGTTTCGAGGACAGAATTTTGGGATATGCTTGATAAGCTCAAGGCCAAAGGAATCACTATTGTGGTTTCTACGCCTTATATGGACGAAGCCTCGCGTTGCGACCGCATCGCCTTGATTCAGAAAGGGCGAATTCTGGAAGTAGAAAGTTTGGAGAATATCCTCAAAAAACATGAGCAACCGATGTACGCAGTTGCGGGGAAGAACCGTCACGGCTTGATTCGGGCCATTCGCGATTTCGAGAAAACGGCAAGTTGCTTTGCGTTTGGAGAAGAAAATCATGTCACGTTTAAGGATGAAAATACACCGGTATCGGCATTGCAGCAATATTTGGAGCAAAGGGATTTTGATGGTCTGACATTCAAAAGCATAAAACCAGGGATTGAAGATGTATTTATCAAATTGATGTTGAATCAGTCGGAAAATGAGTGA
- a CDS encoding HlyD family secretion protein, with translation MKNRIKNWSVLIGFCAFSSLIGSCSGDEHAFDASGVFEATETVISAESMGKLLHFDLEEGDRLSVGQAVGQIDCDNLNYQRAQIEASMQALGEKQNSARPQVEILKQQKKSQEASLQAQKEQLKVLEKEEKRFAKLQASDAVPQKQYDDIKGKVEVLQKQITAAESMLAVLDQQVKSAEEQTAIGNRAILSERKPLAEKLAQTENQIGKCQVMNPIAGTVLIKYAEANEVVQMGKPLYKIADLSEMKLRAYITNDQLSQVKLGQNVKVSIDDGKGGFAEYPGTVEWIASQAEFTPKTIQTKEERSNLVYAIKVNVKNEGEIKIGMYGELTFE, from the coding sequence ATGAAAAATCGAATCAAAAATTGGAGTGTACTGATAGGTTTCTGTGCCTTTTCGAGCCTTATTGGCTCATGCAGCGGCGACGAACACGCTTTTGATGCGTCGGGTGTGTTCGAGGCGACTGAAACTGTTATTTCGGCCGAATCTATGGGTAAACTGCTGCATTTCGACCTTGAAGAGGGCGATCGGCTGTCTGTAGGGCAAGCCGTGGGCCAGATCGATTGCGACAATTTGAATTACCAAAGGGCTCAAATCGAAGCCAGTATGCAAGCCTTGGGCGAAAAACAGAATTCGGCCCGCCCGCAGGTGGAGATATTGAAGCAGCAGAAGAAATCGCAAGAGGCGAGTCTCCAAGCTCAGAAAGAGCAGTTGAAGGTTTTGGAAAAGGAAGAAAAGCGTTTTGCGAAATTGCAGGCTTCGGATGCCGTGCCGCAAAAACAATACGACGACATCAAAGGAAAAGTGGAGGTTTTGCAGAAGCAAATTACGGCCGCAGAAAGTATGCTGGCTGTGCTTGATCAGCAGGTGAAGTCGGCAGAGGAGCAAACCGCAATTGGAAACCGAGCCATTTTGAGCGAAAGAAAACCTTTGGCCGAGAAATTGGCACAGACCGAAAACCAGATTGGTAAATGTCAAGTGATGAACCCTATTGCGGGTACGGTTTTGATAAAATATGCGGAGGCCAATGAGGTGGTGCAAATGGGCAAACCCTTGTACAAAATAGCCGATTTGAGTGAAATGAAGCTTAGAGCGTACATTACAAACGACCAATTGAGCCAAGTGAAATTGGGGCAAAACGTAAAGGTTTCAATTGATGACGGCAAAGGTGGTTTTGCTGAATATCCGGGTACGGTCGAATGGATTGCGAGCCAGGCGGAATTTACGCCGAAAACGATCCAAACCAAAGAAGAACGCTCCAATTTGGTTTATGCCATAAAGGTGAATGTGAAAAATGAAGGAGAAATCAAGATTGGAATGTATGGCGAATTGACATTCGAATGA
- a CDS encoding TolC family protein yields the protein MKKFFFYLMFFLSATGLKAQGLGLQELIAKARENQPNLAQLQLIEEATTLKLKGLSANYLPQTSVGGQASWQSVVTSINVPVPGIEINPPPKDQYKFTFDVQQNVWDGGLTSAGKNLELANARLQKSQVEVELQKVDQMVSQYYFMVLLSQRNLQTLEQSMTELNERLERMQVAYENGLISKGDFLSLKAKKMEALQNEEGLQASKDIAHKALEMLTGEELPADFAAQLKGFEALDMQNNLNPQILALDAQQFAMGASESLIKAKYNPKLGLFATAGLGRPGLNFLAQGFNPYFIGGVQLKIPLSQFYAKTRSSEVQEAKVNALKVQKQKEAFLLSNKIQLNEQQERIASLQKQIVQDRDLIAIREEILQSTKEKLDNGLITSADYLTELNNLEQSRTQLAIHEIQILQGKQKIKLLLGQ from the coding sequence ATGAAGAAGTTTTTCTTTTACCTGATGTTTTTTTTGAGTGCAACCGGCCTGAAAGCTCAGGGGCTTGGTTTGCAAGAATTGATTGCCAAAGCCAGGGAAAATCAGCCGAATTTGGCCCAGTTGCAATTGATTGAAGAGGCTACGACCTTGAAATTGAAAGGCCTTTCGGCCAATTACTTGCCGCAAACATCTGTGGGTGGGCAAGCTTCTTGGCAATCGGTGGTGACCTCCATCAATGTGCCTGTGCCTGGAATTGAAATCAATCCCCCGCCAAAAGACCAATACAAGTTTACGTTCGATGTGCAGCAGAATGTATGGGATGGCGGTTTGACATCCGCAGGAAAGAATTTGGAATTGGCCAATGCCCGATTGCAAAAATCGCAAGTGGAGGTGGAGTTGCAGAAGGTGGATCAAATGGTGAGCCAATATTATTTTATGGTTCTGCTTTCGCAAAGGAATTTGCAGACATTGGAGCAAAGCATGACAGAACTAAATGAACGTCTTGAACGCATGCAAGTGGCCTACGAGAATGGGCTGATTTCCAAAGGGGATTTTTTGAGTTTGAAGGCCAAGAAAATGGAGGCCCTGCAAAATGAAGAAGGCCTGCAGGCCAGTAAGGATATTGCTCACAAGGCCTTGGAAATGTTGACAGGAGAAGAGTTGCCCGCAGATTTTGCCGCACAGTTGAAAGGTTTTGAAGCCTTGGATATGCAAAACAATTTAAATCCGCAGATTTTGGCTCTGGATGCACAGCAGTTTGCTATGGGGGCAAGCGAGAGCCTGATTAAAGCGAAGTATAATCCGAAATTGGGCCTTTTTGCCACGGCGGGCTTGGGCCGTCCCGGGCTTAATTTTCTGGCTCAGGGTTTCAATCCGTATTTTATTGGCGGGGTGCAGTTGAAGATACCTTTGAGTCAATTTTATGCCAAAACCCGCTCGTCAGAAGTGCAAGAAGCAAAGGTGAATGCCTTAAAAGTGCAGAAGCAAAAGGAAGCCTTTTTGTTGAGCAATAAAATTCAATTGAATGAGCAGCAAGAAAGGATCGCGTCTTTGCAAAAACAGATTGTGCAGGATAGAGACCTTATTGCTATTCGAGAGGAAATTTTACAATCCACAAAAGAAAAGCTAGACAATGGCTTGATTACTTCGGCTGATTATTTGACCGAGTTGAACAATTTGGAACAAAGCCGAACACAACTGGCCATTCATGAGATACAAATATTACAAGGGAAACAAAAAATCAAATTGCTATTGGGACAGTGA
- a CDS encoding TetR/AcrR family transcriptional regulator, which yields MVEATNTEEKILLAAEKVFISSGYDGARMQEIADEAGINKAMLHYYFRSKDLLFARIFDEKAKYFFPEVKTLLESGKPFLQIMKDFVKVYIHFALGNPYIPIFIISTVNTESKRDFIDRLPFKNMVIDKLLLAYQEAYAKGQVCKIEQPLQFLLSVVGMCVFPFLARPILHHGLHIEADEFEQMMLLRIGEVQGYIEKILKV from the coding sequence ATGGTTGAGGCGACAAATACGGAAGAAAAGATATTGCTGGCGGCAGAAAAGGTCTTCATCTCCTCGGGCTACGATGGGGCTAGAATGCAAGAAATTGCAGACGAGGCTGGAATAAACAAAGCCATGCTGCATTATTATTTCCGGTCGAAAGACTTGTTGTTTGCAAGAATATTTGATGAGAAGGCCAAGTATTTCTTTCCCGAAGTGAAAACACTGCTTGAAAGCGGAAAGCCCTTTTTGCAAATCATGAAAGACTTTGTGAAAGTCTACATTCATTTCGCCTTAGGAAACCCCTACATCCCCATATTTATAATCAGTACCGTGAATACGGAATCGAAGCGAGATTTTATCGATCGGCTTCCTTTCAAAAATATGGTAATCGACAAATTGCTGTTGGCTTATCAAGAAGCTTATGCAAAAGGGCAAGTGTGTAAAATTGAGCAGCCTTTGCAGTTTTTGTTGTCGGTAGTGGGCATGTGCGTGTTTCCTTTTTTGGCCCGCCCTATTCTTCATCACGGTTTGCATATTGAGGCCGATGAGTTTGAGCAAATGATGTTGCTTCGTATAGGGGAAGTGCAAGGATATATAGAGAAAATTTTAAAGGTATAA
- a CDS encoding DUF4269 domain-containing protein, whose amino-acid sequence MKSIDFKKLDYLKWANTRQKAAFAVLREYRMMEILADFEPILVGTVPLGIDLPESDLDVICCAKDLQAFSVYVQTSFGSKPGFDFRIKPLKRRASFIANFQLNEFEVELFAQDLPTIEQDAYKHMLGEYRLLQKYGEAFKTKVVDLKKKGYKTEPAFAKLLHLKGDPYQAILDLFAE is encoded by the coding sequence ATGAAGAGCATAGATTTCAAAAAGTTAGACTATTTGAAATGGGCAAATACTCGGCAAAAAGCGGCTTTCGCCGTGTTGCGAGAGTATAGAATGATGGAAATTTTGGCCGACTTTGAGCCAATTTTGGTAGGTACTGTTCCATTGGGTATCGACTTGCCCGAAAGCGATTTGGATGTGATCTGCTGTGCAAAAGATTTACAGGCGTTTTCGGTGTATGTGCAAACGTCTTTTGGCTCAAAACCTGGTTTCGATTTCAGGATAAAGCCGCTGAAGAGGCGAGCTTCATTTATCGCAAATTTTCAATTGAATGAGTTTGAAGTCGAGCTCTTTGCACAGGATTTGCCTACAATAGAGCAAGATGCCTACAAGCATATGTTGGGCGAATACCGCTTGCTGCAAAAATATGGCGAGGCGTTCAAAACAAAAGTCGTTGACCTTAAAAAGAAAGGGTACAAAACGGAGCCAGCCTTTGCCAAACTGCTGCACTTAAAAGGTGATCCGTATCAAGCGATACTCGATTTGTTTGCCGAATAA